A genome region from Winogradskyella helgolandensis includes the following:
- the porK gene encoding type IX secretion system lipoprotein PorK/GldK, with amino-acid sequence MKKFILLTTVLVMVASCNSGDRGQLVGVQGKKWHPEKPYGMTLVPGGAFIMGKSDDDLAGVQDAPTRTATVRAFYMDETEITNSEYRQFVEWVRDSTLRLKLAEMADLEGKTPGSGDIGEFAYEDANPEDLNAYESYMVNTYGNEQRKINREAKLYFSTDDYPDELYAEVMDGMYLPLEESYNGQRTWDVKQFKFQYTYMDIQKAAKNRGLKRSEVVVQQEVEIYPDTTAWIRDFAYSYNEPMHNDYFWHDAYGDYPVVGVSWKQAQAFCQWRTLYHNADRKKRGRQPVNSYRLPSEAEWEYAARGGLQGATYPWGGPYTKNDRGCFMANFKPLRGDYAADQALYTVEADSYDPNDFNLYNMAGNVSEWVNGSYDPASYEFASSINPNVNDPDNARKVVRGGSWKDVAYFLQVSSRDYEYADSARSYIGFRTVQDYMGTEVTKNAATN; translated from the coding sequence ATTAAGAAGTTTATTTTACTAACCACAGTACTAGTTATGGTAGCCAGTTGTAATTCTGGTGATCGTGGACAATTGGTTGGTGTACAAGGTAAGAAATGGCATCCGGAAAAGCCCTATGGAATGACATTGGTGCCAGGTGGAGCTTTTATTATGGGTAAATCAGATGATGATTTAGCCGGAGTACAAGACGCACCAACAAGAACAGCTACTGTTCGTGCATTCTATATGGACGAAACTGAAATTACAAATAGCGAGTATCGCCAATTTGTAGAATGGGTAAGAGATTCTACTCTAAGATTAAAATTAGCTGAGATGGCTGACTTAGAAGGGAAAACACCAGGAAGCGGAGATATTGGAGAATTTGCTTATGAAGATGCAAATCCAGAAGATCTTAACGCTTATGAAAGTTATATGGTGAATACCTATGGTAACGAACAAAGAAAGATTAATCGTGAAGCAAAATTATATTTCAGTACGGATGATTATCCAGATGAATTGTATGCTGAGGTGATGGATGGTATGTATTTACCATTAGAAGAATCTTATAATGGTCAACGTACTTGGGACGTTAAGCAATTTAAGTTTCAATATACTTATATGGATATCCAAAAAGCCGCTAAAAATAGAGGTTTAAAGCGTTCTGAGGTTGTAGTTCAGCAAGAAGTTGAGATTTATCCAGATACAACGGCTTGGATTAGAGATTTCGCATACTCTTATAATGAGCCAATGCATAATGATTATTTTTGGCATGATGCTTATGGAGATTATCCAGTTGTTGGTGTGTCTTGGAAGCAAGCGCAAGCGTTCTGTCAGTGGAGAACTTTATATCACAATGCTGATAGAAAGAAAAGAGGAAGACAACCTGTAAATTCTTACAGATTACCATCTGAAGCTGAATGGGAATATGCAGCACGTGGTGGATTGCAAGGTGCAACTTACCCTTGGGGTGGACCTTACACTAAAAACGACAGAGGTTGTTTTATGGCTAACTTTAAACCATTAAGAGGTGATTATGCAGCCGATCAAGCATTATATACAGTAGAAGCGGATTCTTATGATCCAAATGATTTTAACTTATACAATATGGCTGGTAATGTTTCAGAATGGGTGAATGGTTCTTATGATCCTGCGTCTTATGAGTTTGCATCATCAATCAATCCTAACGTAAACGATCCTGATAATGCACGTAAAGTTGTTAGAGGTGGATCTTGGAAAGATGTTGCTTATTTCTTGCAAGTAAGTTCTAGAGATTATGAATATGCAGATTCAGCAAGAAGCTATATCGGATTTAGAACAGTTCAAGATTACATGGGAACTGAAGTAACTAAAAACGCAGCGACAAATTAA